The Thalassotalea nanhaiensis genome has a window encoding:
- a CDS encoding dicarboxylate/amino acid:cation symporter, producing the protein MTSPELSERLKLREQLWFKVIIGLFAGFMVGALLGENFAFVQREVALTIGEWIALPGYIFMTLLKFVVIPLVISSVILGIYQGQNNKALNTLGFGLIYILCTSALATGLAFFLAGIIEPGNAINNSFLGAIEEHNVKQLNVIEHGVIGIIKGIFPDNLFRHMNNTDMLQLVVAAIIVGFALLNMSKQETKPLVDLMQSIQTVCMNIVLWLMKYTPIVVFGLIANTVINKGLGAITAVSLFFLNVVIGLLALLLIYMLLITFLTKRNPFEFMKNCREVMALALATSSSSATMPVTLRVTENVHKVSPQVSRLIIPLGTTINMDATAMYQATVVLFIAQAFGIDLSTMQLVSIVLLAIVASIGAPGIPSSSIPILAGTLASQGLPVEGIALILGVDRLLDMGRSVVNVTGDMTAATVLDRFIK; encoded by the coding sequence ATGACCTCTCCAGAATTATCCGAACGACTCAAACTTCGTGAACAGCTTTGGTTTAAAGTAATTATCGGCCTGTTTGCAGGATTTATGGTTGGTGCCTTGCTAGGTGAAAACTTCGCATTTGTGCAACGAGAAGTTGCCTTAACAATTGGTGAGTGGATCGCACTGCCCGGCTATATCTTCATGACGTTACTTAAGTTTGTGGTTATTCCGTTAGTTATAAGCTCGGTCATTTTGGGTATTTACCAGGGACAAAACAATAAAGCGTTAAACACCTTAGGTTTCGGGCTAATATATATCCTTTGTACGTCTGCATTAGCAACAGGCTTAGCCTTCTTCTTAGCCGGTATTATTGAACCCGGCAACGCAATCAATAATAGTTTCCTTGGCGCTATTGAAGAACACAATGTAAAACAATTAAATGTTATCGAACATGGTGTAATTGGCATCATCAAGGGTATATTCCCTGACAACCTGTTTAGGCATATGAACAATACCGATATGCTACAACTTGTAGTAGCTGCAATTATTGTTGGTTTTGCGCTGTTGAATATGTCAAAACAGGAAACTAAGCCTTTAGTAGACCTGATGCAATCAATTCAAACTGTATGTATGAACATCGTACTTTGGTTGATGAAATATACGCCTATTGTTGTTTTTGGCTTGATCGCCAACACGGTTATTAATAAAGGTTTAGGCGCGATAACTGCAGTATCTCTGTTTTTTTTGAATGTAGTTATTGGTTTATTGGCACTGTTGCTTATATACATGCTACTGATTACTTTTTTAACTAAAAGAAACCCTTTTGAGTTTATGAAAAATTGCCGAGAGGTTATGGCTCTTGCTCTAGCAACATCGTCCTCAAGTGCAACAATGCCAGTCACATTAAGAGTGACTGAAAATGTTCACAAAGTATCGCCACAAGTTAGTCGATTAATTATTCCATTAGGTACGACTATTAATATGGATGCTACAGCCATGTATCAAGCGACGGTGGTGCTATTTATCGCGCAAGCATTCGGTATCGACCTATCGACAATGCAACTTGTGTCTATTGTGCTACTCGCAATTGTCGCTTCAATCGGTGCCCCTGGCATTCCTTCATCTTCAATTCCTATACTTGCCGGCACTCTTGCCAGTCAAGGTTTGCCTGTTGAAGGTATTGCGTTGATCTTAGGCGTAGACCGTTTATTAGATATGGGCAGATCAGTGGTAAATGTCACAGGTGATATGACCGCAGCCACCGTGCTGGACAGGTTTATAAAATAG
- a CDS encoding YaiI/YqxD family protein, whose translation MKIWVDADACPVAIKEILFKAADRTQLHTTLFANHAMRIPPSKFISFVRVSSGFDVADDEIVKRVEHGDLVVTQDIPLAAEVIEKGATALNPRGELYTTSNIRARLNMRDFMDTMRASGVQSGGPPPLNQADKQAFANNLDRLITKFKQG comes from the coding sequence ATGAAAATTTGGGTTGATGCCGACGCTTGTCCCGTTGCAATTAAAGAAATTTTATTCAAAGCAGCAGACAGAACACAACTACATACCACGCTTTTTGCTAACCATGCTATGCGAATTCCCCCTTCAAAATTTATCTCTTTTGTCAGAGTATCTTCCGGGTTTGATGTAGCAGATGATGAAATTGTAAAACGAGTAGAACACGGTGACTTGGTTGTTACGCAAGATATCCCTCTGGCAGCTGAAGTTATTGAAAAAGGGGCTACCGCACTAAACCCTCGGGGTGAGCTATACACCACCAGTAATATTCGCGCTCGTTTAAACATGCGTGACTTTATGGATACTATGCGTGCCAGTGGTGTTCAAAGTGGTGGGCCTCCACCATTAAATCAAGCTGACAAGCAAGCCTTTGCGAATAATCTAGATCGGTTAATTACTAAATTTAAACAAGGTTAA
- a CDS encoding DUF2164 domain-containing protein: MSSIKFSNAQKDGLVVKLQRYFEAELDQELGQFDAEFLLDFFAKEMGAVYYNQGLYDAQAILNDKVTDISDAIYEIEKPTDI; the protein is encoded by the coding sequence TTGTCTTCAATTAAATTTTCAAACGCACAAAAAGATGGGTTAGTGGTCAAACTTCAACGTTACTTTGAAGCTGAACTTGATCAGGAATTAGGCCAATTTGATGCAGAGTTTTTATTAGACTTCTTTGCTAAAGAAATGGGCGCTGTATACTATAACCAAGGTTTGTATGATGCACAGGCGATATTAAACGATAAAGTTACTGATATTTCTGATGCGATTTATGAAATCGAAAAGCCTACCGATATTTAA
- a CDS encoding DUF7661 family protein, translated as MAYPTKLTFDVFGKKMSVHRINNEWLLFTESDVGMRVRVYDVIIPADMESAKLAIYLDDIYHEFSSENHPKVLLLNG; from the coding sequence ATGGCTTACCCCACTAAACTAACATTTGATGTATTTGGTAAAAAAATGTCTGTGCACCGAATAAATAATGAATGGTTACTATTTACTGAGTCAGATGTAGGAATGCGCGTTAGAGTATATGATGTGATTATTCCTGCTGACATGGAATCAGCTAAGTTAGCGATTTATTTAGATGATATTTATCATGAATTTTCAAGCGAAAATCATCCAAAAGTTTTATTGTTAAACGGCTGA
- a CDS encoding FAD-dependent oxidoreductase, translating to MSKNVYQFIDVKRIDPPKKAIDLRKANFVEIYQPLSDGQSAGQADRCLDCGNPYCEWKCPVHNYIPQWLELVTEGKILEAAELCHETNSLPEMCGRVCPQDRLCESACTLNDEFGAVTIGNIEKYITDSAFAQGWSPDLSHVVSTGKTVAVIGAGPAGLACADVLTRNGVKAVVYDKQAEIGGLLTFGIPSFKLEKDVVVRRRKIFEGMGIEFKLNTNVGTDISFSDISEQYDAVFLGLGTYTDMTGGFENETAPGVYSALDYLIANTQKTMGITENVKPYTSFNDKKVIVLGGGDTAMDCVRTAVRQGATKVTCAYRRDEANMPGSPREVQNAKEESVNFEFNIQPLDVAVDDNGNACGVKFVKTELGQPDANGRRSPEPIEGSEFIMEADAVVIAFGFLPSPPQWMKDAGVEVDSRGRVLATEQSSFAMQTSKQNIFAGGDMVRGSDLVVTAIDEGRKAAIGILDFVLAEELIQIQQA from the coding sequence ATGAGTAAAAATGTTTATCAATTTATTGATGTAAAAAGAATTGATCCACCAAAAAAAGCTATCGATTTACGTAAAGCTAATTTCGTGGAAATCTATCAACCACTTAGTGATGGACAAAGTGCTGGTCAAGCCGACCGCTGCTTAGACTGTGGTAACCCTTATTGTGAATGGAAATGCCCGGTACATAACTATATTCCGCAATGGTTAGAGCTTGTTACTGAAGGTAAGATTTTAGAAGCTGCTGAGCTTTGTCATGAGACCAACTCATTGCCTGAAATGTGTGGCCGAGTATGCCCACAAGACAGGCTGTGTGAATCAGCCTGTACATTAAACGATGAATTTGGCGCAGTTACTATCGGTAATATTGAAAAATATATTACTGATTCTGCGTTTGCCCAAGGCTGGTCTCCTGATTTAAGCCACGTAGTATCTACTGGCAAAACAGTCGCAGTAATAGGCGCTGGCCCAGCGGGCTTAGCCTGTGCTGATGTACTGACACGTAACGGTGTAAAAGCAGTTGTTTATGACAAGCAAGCTGAAATTGGTGGTCTTCTAACCTTTGGTATCCCATCATTTAAGCTTGAGAAAGATGTTGTTGTGCGCCGTCGTAAAATTTTTGAAGGTATGGGTATTGAGTTTAAGCTTAATACTAATGTTGGTACCGACATCAGTTTTAGCGACATTAGCGAGCAGTATGATGCCGTATTTTTAGGTTTAGGTACCTACACGGACATGACTGGCGGTTTCGAAAATGAAACAGCACCAGGCGTATACAGTGCGTTAGATTACTTAATCGCGAATACGCAAAAAACCATGGGCATTACCGAAAACGTAAAACCTTATACCAGCTTTAATGATAAAAAGGTGATTGTTTTAGGTGGTGGTGATACTGCAATGGATTGTGTTCGCACAGCGGTTCGTCAAGGTGCTACTAAGGTGACATGTGCTTATCGTCGTGATGAAGCAAACATGCCCGGTTCTCCTCGTGAAGTACAAAACGCTAAAGAGGAAAGTGTAAATTTTGAATTTAACATCCAACCTTTAGATGTTGCCGTTGATGACAATGGCAATGCTTGTGGCGTAAAGTTTGTTAAAACCGAGCTTGGGCAACCAGATGCTAATGGCAGAAGAAGCCCAGAGCCAATTGAAGGCAGTGAGTTTATCATGGAAGCTGACGCTGTTGTTATTGCCTTTGGTTTCTTACCTAGTCCACCACAATGGATGAAAGATGCCGGTGTTGAAGTAGATTCACGTGGTCGTGTATTAGCAACTGAACAATCCAGCTTTGCCATGCAAACCAGTAAGCAAAATATCTTTGCCGGTGGTGATATGGTTCGCGGCTCAGACTTGGTGGTTACTGCAATCGATGAAGGTAGAAAAGCGGCAATAGGCATATTAGATTTTGTTTTAGCTGAAGAATTGATTCAAATTCAACAAGCTTAA